The Thiorhodovibrio litoralis genome includes a window with the following:
- the rng gene encoding ribonuclease G: MSEEILINVTPPETRVAVVENGVVQEIMIERSNSCGLVGSVFRGRVCRVLPGMQAAFVDIGLERAAFLHASDIVIGEGEQRGEHINELVREGETIVVQVVKDPLGTKGARLTTSISLASRYLVFMPSLTNTGVSQKIDGEEERKRLREIIQQYVDENTVSGGFIARTAAETVSDRALCRDMAFLIKLWHNMKERSEADVEVGLIHDDLPLPLRALRDLVTPEVERVRIDSRSTLERARAFGVKYIPEVVERMEYYDGERPLFDLYGVEDEIQKSLHRKVQLKSGGHLVIDQTEAMTTIDVNTGAFVGHRNLEETIFKTNLEAAQAICRQLRLRNLGGIIIIDFIDMTDEEHKRQVLRALEKCLAKDHAKTHITEVSSLGLVEMTRKRTRESLEHVLCEPCPCCGGRGSVKTAESTCYEIFREIMRESRQFEVETLMVLASQDVIDRLLDEESAHLAELEEFIGRPIRLQAETLYTQEQYDVVLV, from the coding sequence ATGAGTGAAGAAATCCTGATCAACGTCACCCCGCCGGAGACTCGGGTTGCCGTGGTGGAGAACGGCGTGGTGCAGGAGATCATGATCGAGCGCTCCAACAGCTGCGGTCTGGTCGGGAGTGTCTTCCGTGGGCGCGTGTGCCGGGTGCTGCCCGGGATGCAGGCGGCCTTCGTTGATATTGGGCTTGAGCGCGCGGCCTTCTTGCATGCCTCGGACATCGTCATCGGCGAAGGCGAGCAGCGCGGCGAGCACATCAACGAGCTTGTGCGCGAGGGCGAGACCATCGTGGTGCAGGTGGTCAAGGACCCGCTGGGCACCAAGGGGGCGCGTCTGACCACCAGCATTTCTCTCGCTTCGCGCTATCTGGTATTCATGCCCAGTCTGACCAATACCGGGGTGTCGCAGAAAATCGATGGGGAGGAAGAGCGTAAACGGTTGCGCGAGATTATTCAGCAATATGTCGATGAAAATACAGTCAGCGGTGGTTTCATCGCGCGCACTGCGGCGGAGACCGTTAGCGACAGGGCGCTGTGCCGGGACATGGCGTTCCTGATCAAGCTGTGGCACAACATGAAGGAGCGCTCCGAGGCGGATGTGGAGGTCGGGCTGATCCATGACGATCTGCCGCTGCCGCTGCGTGCGCTGCGCGATCTGGTCACGCCTGAGGTCGAGCGGGTGCGCATCGACTCGCGTTCGACACTAGAGCGGGCGCGCGCTTTTGGCGTCAAATACATCCCGGAAGTCGTGGAGCGCATGGAGTATTACGATGGCGAGCGGCCGCTGTTCGATCTTTATGGCGTCGAGGACGAGATCCAGAAATCCCTGCATCGCAAAGTGCAGCTCAAATCCGGCGGTCACCTGGTCATTGACCAGACCGAAGCCATGACCACCATTGATGTGAACACCGGCGCCTTTGTTGGCCATCGCAATCTCGAGGAGACCATTTTCAAGACCAACCTCGAGGCCGCGCAGGCTATTTGCCGGCAGCTGCGCCTGCGCAATCTCGGCGGCATCATTATCATCGACTTCATCGACATGACCGATGAGGAGCACAAACGCCAGGTGTTGCGTGCGCTTGAGAAATGCCTGGCCAAGGACCATGCCAAGACGCACATCACCGAGGTCTCATCCCTGGGGCTGGTGGAAATGACCCGCAAGCGCACGCGCGAATCCCTCGAGCATGTGCTGTGCGAGCCCTGTCCCTGCTGCGGCGGGCGTGGCTCGGTGAAAACCGCCGAAAGCACGTGCTATGAAATTTTTCGCGAGATCATGCGCGAATCGCGCCAGTTCGAGGTCGAAACCCTGATGGTGCTGGCCTCGCAGGATGTGATCGACCGCCTGCTCGACGAAGAGTCCGCCCACCTCGCCGAGCTTGAGGAATTCATCGGTCGCCCGATCCGCCTGCAGGCGGAGACGCTCTATACTCAGGAACAATACGACGTTGTTTTGGTCTAG
- a CDS encoding YhdP family protein — protein MKRFALAAIFHTRRFAVVTVLALAALLLVARALVPFAEGLRGELATHLGDLLGMRVEVGALTVRLEGWSPRLTLTDVKLSDRLSDQAEFSVRELRLDLDLLSTWGARRLRIEGLTLVGADFELRRDAEGRLLISGLQGLGGGKDPGALKFFLREGHFALTDSRLYWTDNFTGAATIVVNIDQLLVVNREQQHLLRLEAQLAADADTRVGARGRLRGAADDLSSWSGELYVRLDSRQDQIPLLQSRLPRGLGLQLSGLRVETWSQLDSGQPVEVLARLRADALQIEREPGEINAAAANAPAANAAATPAAAWELEGVSGLLQWSRHGASSRLRLADLRARGFGSSPLSIGLLLAPLADASDVTKTASGAADADSGTSANGAQAPSGATASALPATAAPATRHLLGGMGDMDLAVLLRLARLVVPERLAELPGNLALESTQGRLERLVFSLDLPSTGFVPARWRVKGALNGIGIEPKSGRPGVHGLALEFDAEPQRGFADADMRYGVLDLRPQLAEPTPVRRLSAQLGWRIEPAGSLRLQVPDFRLSTPDLGAVLDAELCLHPSASPYVDLHLQLTDADASAIGRYLPVRVLDPPLVDWLNRAVRGGRVTKGDFLLSGDMGYFPFDDSQGRFVMDLEIEDATLDYSAPAPDKHPKPRWPALEGLDAEVRIVNRRLDITASSGRFLDSELLEGSASMPNLWQPERIIIKARGQGPFTDGRLILLESPLEPQLGWLGRAFAVEGELGIALELGVPFSRDAEVDYKGALQWSTQASARFDPGEGLEPLALNDIQGQLDFSNDGVEAQGIKARLGEQPIVVNVSTLPADAQNAAARTRVEIQGQAPLTVLSQAFPSPFWDLVTGDPHWQFAIDLSNQDFANASAPINLALSSDLKGVSLNLPPPLGKAAEAQMPVRLDTQLIGQSLTQPALRLGPLRARLALNQTSGKPPALQSAAIAFNAEPPAPPGARGLSLSGRLPSLDLGLWLDWWQANGDRLGQGDQTFAVRSDGIEIGRLSLGELQFRDLTAAFAPTSDGGMQVRFRASDNAGTLGLPPAGSGAPVRLELANWRLENPVAKSPGAAPATTPKPAREMIDPRRLGPLVISIDALEWGEYPLGHFAVRLVPDKSGVSFQDMELAGPLIQAKGQGTWRANPIGGYTTALKLAINSPNGGDLLRELKLYQGLDGSQADITADLQWLGDPGAFGPASVAGEVQVDFKAGRLLDVDPGVGRVLGFLNPAAIQRRLRLDFRDVTDEGFDFDSATGEFTLEEGIARILRFELLSSTADIRIQGASNLIEETFDQTVMVTPKVGSGVALASAVAGGPLVGAAVLLADTVAGGAVDRLTQHQYKITGPWREPKVESLGMTADDAAKRAVSDAAAGIAHEAGLGTWSGRGSQADKASTAPPKASVRPQASEPENLFLDNF, from the coding sequence ATGAAGCGCTTCGCGCTCGCTGCCATTTTCCACACGCGGCGGTTTGCCGTCGTGACCGTGCTGGCGCTCGCCGCGCTGCTGCTCGTCGCCCGCGCTCTGGTGCCTTTTGCCGAGGGCCTGCGCGGCGAGCTGGCGACCCACTTGGGCGACCTGCTTGGCATGCGGGTCGAGGTTGGCGCGCTGACGGTGCGCCTGGAGGGCTGGTCGCCGCGGCTGACGCTCACGGACGTGAAACTGAGCGATCGCTTAAGTGATCAGGCCGAGTTCAGCGTGCGTGAGCTGCGACTCGACCTTGATCTGTTGTCCACCTGGGGTGCGCGTCGTCTGCGCATCGAGGGGCTGACGCTGGTCGGTGCCGATTTCGAGCTGCGCCGCGATGCCGAGGGACGCCTTCTGATCAGCGGCCTGCAAGGGCTCGGAGGCGGCAAGGATCCCGGTGCGCTGAAATTCTTCCTGCGTGAAGGGCACTTTGCCCTGACCGACAGCCGCCTGTATTGGACCGATAATTTCACCGGCGCGGCAACCATCGTGGTGAACATCGACCAGCTGTTGGTGGTCAATCGCGAGCAGCAGCATCTGCTGCGACTCGAGGCCCAACTGGCGGCGGATGCCGACACTCGCGTCGGGGCGCGCGGGCGGCTGCGCGGCGCGGCCGATGACCTGAGCAGTTGGTCTGGTGAGCTCTACGTCCGTCTTGACAGCCGCCAGGACCAGATTCCGTTACTGCAGTCGCGCCTGCCACGCGGTCTCGGACTGCAGCTTTCGGGCCTGCGGGTGGAGACCTGGTCGCAGTTGGACAGCGGCCAGCCGGTCGAGGTGCTGGCGCGGCTGCGCGCTGATGCGTTGCAAATCGAGCGCGAGCCGGGCGAGATCAATGCCGCCGCTGCCAATGCCCCCGCTGCCAATGCCGCCGCGACACCCGCAGCCGCATGGGAACTCGAAGGCGTGAGCGGCCTGCTGCAGTGGTCACGCCACGGAGCAAGCAGCCGGCTGCGGCTGGCTGATCTGCGCGCGCGCGGTTTCGGTAGCAGCCCGTTGTCCATCGGGCTGTTGCTTGCGCCGCTAGCGGATGCATCCGATGTGACCAAAACAGCGTCTGGTGCGGCTGACGCAGACAGCGGGACATCCGCTAACGGCGCTCAGGCACCATCTGGAGCAACGGCAAGCGCATTACCGGCAACCGCAGCACCGGCAACCCGGCACTTGCTTGGCGGAATGGGCGACATGGACCTGGCAGTTCTGCTCCGGCTCGCGCGCCTGGTGGTGCCCGAGCGGCTGGCTGAGCTGCCGGGGAATCTGGCGCTGGAGTCCACCCAAGGGCGCCTAGAGCGCCTGGTTTTCTCTCTCGATCTGCCCAGCACCGGATTCGTGCCTGCACGCTGGCGTGTGAAAGGTGCGCTCAACGGCATCGGCATTGAGCCCAAGTCCGGTAGACCCGGTGTGCACGGGCTGGCGCTTGAATTCGACGCCGAGCCCCAGCGGGGCTTCGCGGATGCGGACATGCGTTACGGCGTGCTCGACCTGCGTCCGCAACTGGCCGAGCCAACGCCGGTTAGACGCCTGAGCGCGCAGCTTGGCTGGCGTATCGAGCCAGCCGGTTCGCTGCGCCTGCAGGTGCCCGATTTCCGCCTTAGCACACCGGATCTGGGCGCCGTGCTTGACGCCGAGCTGTGCCTGCATCCTTCTGCCAGTCCCTATGTCGATCTGCACCTGCAGCTAACCGATGCCGATGCCAGCGCGATCGGGCGCTATCTGCCGGTGCGGGTGCTCGATCCGCCGCTAGTCGATTGGCTCAATCGCGCAGTGCGGGGCGGGCGCGTGACCAAGGGTGACTTCCTGCTGAGCGGGGACATGGGGTATTTTCCGTTCGACGACAGCCAGGGTCGTTTCGTGATGGATTTGGAGATTGAGGATGCCACCCTGGATTACTCCGCACCAGCCCCCGATAAGCATCCGAAACCACGCTGGCCGGCGCTAGAGGGGCTTGATGCTGAAGTCCGCATCGTCAACCGGCGGCTGGACATCACCGCCTCGAGTGGGCGTTTTCTGGACAGTGAGCTGCTCGAAGGGTCGGCCAGCATGCCGAATCTCTGGCAGCCGGAGCGGATTATCATTAAGGCGCGCGGGCAGGGACCGTTCACCGACGGGCGCCTTATACTGCTCGAAAGCCCGCTCGAGCCCCAGCTCGGGTGGCTTGGGCGGGCCTTCGCGGTCGAGGGTGAGCTTGGCATCGCGCTCGAGCTTGGCGTGCCTTTCAGCCGAGATGCGGAGGTGGACTACAAAGGCGCGCTGCAATGGAGTACTCAGGCCAGTGCGCGTTTCGATCCAGGGGAGGGGCTGGAACCCCTCGCTCTCAACGACATCCAGGGGCAGCTGGATTTTTCCAACGACGGCGTTGAAGCACAGGGCATCAAGGCGCGACTTGGCGAGCAGCCGATTGTTGTGAATGTGAGTACCCTGCCGGCCGATGCGCAAAATGCGGCCGCGCGCACCCGGGTGGAGATCCAGGGCCAGGCGCCCCTGACGGTGCTGTCACAGGCCTTTCCCAGTCCGTTCTGGGATCTGGTGACCGGTGATCCGCACTGGCAGTTCGCGATCGATCTGTCGAACCAGGATTTTGCCAACGCCAGCGCGCCCATCAATCTGGCACTCAGCTCGGATCTCAAAGGCGTCAGTCTTAACCTGCCGCCCCCTCTCGGCAAGGCGGCCGAAGCGCAGATGCCGGTGCGTCTTGACACGCAGCTTATCGGGCAGAGTCTCACCCAACCGGCGCTGCGACTGGGTCCGCTGCGGGCGCGCTTGGCGCTGAATCAAACTTCAGGAAAACCGCCGGCGCTGCAAAGCGCTGCCATCGCCTTCAACGCCGAGCCGCCGGCACCGCCAGGCGCGCGCGGATTAAGTCTCAGCGGTCGCCTGCCGTCGCTGGACCTGGGTCTGTGGCTCGACTGGTGGCAAGCCAATGGTGACAGACTGGGGCAGGGCGATCAGACCTTCGCGGTGCGCTCGGATGGCATCGAGATCGGGCGCCTGTCATTGGGAGAACTTCAGTTTCGCGATCTGACCGCCGCCTTTGCGCCAACGTCCGATGGCGGCATGCAGGTGCGCTTTCGCGCCAGCGACAACGCCGGCACCCTTGGCCTGCCGCCGGCGGGTTCCGGCGCACCGGTGCGGCTCGAGCTCGCCAACTGGCGCTTGGAAAACCCGGTAGCCAAGTCGCCAGGCGCTGCCCCTGCGACAACACCCAAGCCAGCGCGCGAAATGATCGACCCACGCCGACTCGGCCCGCTGGTGATCAGCATCGATGCGCTTGAATGGGGGGAGTATCCTTTAGGGCACTTTGCGGTGCGTCTGGTCCCCGATAAGAGCGGCGTCAGCTTCCAAGACATGGAACTGGCCGGCCCCTTGATCCAGGCAAAAGGGCAGGGTACCTGGCGCGCCAATCCAATCGGCGGCTACACAACCGCGCTCAAGCTCGCGATCAACAGCCCTAATGGCGGGGATTTGCTGCGTGAGCTCAAACTCTACCAGGGATTGGACGGCAGTCAGGCAGACATCACGGCTGATCTCCAATGGCTTGGCGATCCGGGCGCTTTCGGACCGGCCAGCGTGGCGGGCGAGGTGCAGGTTGATTTCAAGGCCGGGCGGCTGCTGGATGTCGACCCGGGTGTCGGGCGCGTTCTCGGCTTTCTCAACCCTGCCGCCATTCAACGGCGTTTGCGCCTGGATTTTCGCGACGTGACGGATGAAGGTTTTGATTTCGACAGCGCGACTGGAGAATTCACGCTAGAAGAAGGGATTGCGCGAATACTGCGCTTCGAGTTGCTGTCCTCGACCGCAGATATTCGCATTCAGGGAGCCTCCAATCTGATCGAGGAAACCTTCGACCAGACGGTGATGGTCACGCCCAAGGTTGGCTCGGGCGTTGCGCTTGCGAGCGCTGTGGCCGGCGGCCCCTTGGTGGGAGCGGCGGTTCTGCTGGCGGATACGGTCGCCGGCGGGGCGGTCGATCGCCTGACGCAGCACCAGTACAAAATCACCGGCCCATGGCGCGAGCCAAAGGTCGAATCGCTTGGAATGACCGCTGATGACGCAGCTAAACGGGCGGTCTCCGACGCGGCGGCGGGGATCGCGCACGAGGCTGGTCTCGGCACATGGAGCGGGCGAGGTTCGCAAGCTGACAAGGCGTCGACCGCACCGCCCAAGGCATCTGTGCGACCGCAAGCGAGCGAGCCGGAGAACTTGTTTCTCGATAACTTTTGA
- a CDS encoding Maf family protein, translating into MTSSSPPKLVLASASPRRRELIAQLGLDCEWMSADVDETPHDGEMPDQYALRLAVTKAKAVHERLEEEADSETSGRPRLILAADTVVTVDSVILGKPADAVDAARMLEQLCGRWHLVITGVALLGRELQAMAVETRVLFRDLEPSEARTYWSTGEPRDKAGGYGIQGIGALFVERIEGSYSNVVGLPLFETGKFLANEGLTPWAALARS; encoded by the coding sequence ATGACGTCATCATCGCCACCAAAGCTGGTGCTGGCCTCTGCCTCGCCGCGGCGGCGCGAGCTGATCGCGCAGCTGGGTCTGGATTGCGAATGGATGAGTGCCGATGTGGACGAAACGCCCCACGATGGGGAGATGCCTGACCAATATGCCCTGCGGCTGGCTGTCACCAAGGCGAAAGCCGTGCATGAGCGTCTTGAGGAAGAGGCGGACTCTGAGACCTCGGGGCGGCCACGATTGATTCTGGCGGCGGATACTGTGGTGACGGTCGATAGCGTGATCCTGGGCAAACCGGCCGACGCGGTCGATGCGGCGCGCATGCTTGAGCAGCTGTGTGGGCGCTGGCATCTGGTCATCACCGGCGTTGCGCTGCTGGGGCGCGAGCTTCAGGCCATGGCCGTCGAGACCCGGGTGCTGTTCCGCGATCTGGAGCCATCGGAGGCGCGCACCTACTGGAGCACGGGCGAGCCTCGCGACAAAGCCGGTGGCTATGGAATACAGGGAATAGGCGCGCTTTTTGTCGAGCGCATCGAGGGCAGTTACTCCAATGTGGTGGGATTGCCGTTGTTTGAAACCGGAAAGTTCCTGGCTAACGAGGGACTGACTCCCTGGGCCGCGCTGGCCCGATCCTAA
- a CDS encoding c-type cytochrome, which produces MQTAGSGAMAADATAQATPEAVYAYCVDCHGKYGTGGEGGRYPRIAGLPVDYIDTQIHAFKAGERLNKPMIPIFKHVRFDEEVIDMVSAYIASMSVPDLSLWPYEPDPAALAAFDSREAYAAAGEQAYRDQCAGCHGDGGQGDGGQDGREPAPSGMSAPPLVAQYPTYLRKQMGDFASRAREHAHSAKCGAPDAPTADAIVNHLVELGR; this is translated from the coding sequence ATGCAGACCGCCGGCAGCGGCGCCATGGCCGCGGATGCGACAGCCCAAGCGACCCCAGAGGCGGTTTACGCCTACTGCGTGGACTGCCATGGCAAGTACGGGACTGGCGGAGAAGGTGGTCGCTACCCGCGCATCGCCGGGTTGCCGGTTGACTATATCGACACCCAAATTCACGCGTTCAAGGCAGGTGAACGGCTCAACAAGCCGATGATCCCGATCTTCAAACATGTGCGCTTCGACGAGGAGGTGATCGACATGGTCTCGGCCTATATCGCCTCCATGTCGGTGCCGGACTTGAGCCTCTGGCCCTATGAGCCCGACCCTGCAGCGCTGGCCGCGTTCGACTCGCGTGAGGCTTATGCCGCGGCCGGCGAGCAGGCGTATAGGGACCAGTGCGCGGGCTGTCACGGCGACGGCGGGCAGGGCGACGGTGGGCAGGATGGTCGCGAGCCCGCGCCAAGCGGTATGAGCGCCCCGCCCCTGGTGGCGCAGTATCCGACCTATCTGCGCAAGCAAATGGGCGACTTTGCCAGCCGGGCTCGCGAGCACGCCCATAGCGCCAAGTGCGGCGCACCGGATGCACCCACGGCCGATGCCATCGTCAATCACCTGGTGGAGCTCGGTCGCTGA
- a CDS encoding carbon-nitrogen hydrolase family protein: MSKPMRAAAIQMASGPSVDSNLIEVERLIKEAAEMGAALVVLPENFAFMGKKDQDQLGIAEPPGKGPLQEFLSGIADRLGIWLVGGTIPLQASAPDRVRSAALVFDASGQQVARYDKMHLFDVSLPGSEERYHESATIEPGDSLTVVETPLGRLGVAVCYDLRFPELCRQMLDQGVELLAIPSSFTALTGKAHWEVLVRARAIENLAYVVAAAQGGYHLNGRETHGHSMIVDPWGAILAQVPRGSGCICCPIDLGFQQSVRRSFPVLDHRRLKCQLAADT, encoded by the coding sequence ATGAGCAAGCCAATGCGCGCCGCGGCCATTCAGATGGCCTCCGGCCCAAGCGTGGATTCCAATTTGATCGAAGTCGAGCGCCTGATCAAAGAGGCGGCGGAGATGGGCGCTGCCCTGGTCGTGCTGCCCGAGAACTTCGCCTTCATGGGCAAGAAGGATCAGGATCAACTCGGCATCGCCGAGCCGCCGGGCAAGGGTCCCTTGCAGGAGTTTCTGTCTGGCATCGCCGACCGCCTGGGCATCTGGCTGGTGGGCGGCACCATCCCGCTGCAAGCCTCGGCACCCGATCGGGTTCGCTCCGCCGCGCTGGTGTTCGATGCCTCCGGCCAGCAGGTGGCGCGATACGATAAGATGCACTTGTTTGATGTCAGCCTGCCGGGCTCCGAGGAGCGCTATCACGAGTCAGCCACCATCGAGCCCGGAGACAGCCTGACCGTGGTCGAGACGCCGCTGGGACGACTCGGCGTCGCGGTCTGCTACGACCTGCGCTTTCCCGAGCTGTGTCGCCAGATGCTGGACCAAGGCGTCGAGTTGCTGGCGATTCCCTCGTCCTTCACGGCGCTGACCGGCAAGGCCCACTGGGAGGTACTGGTGCGCGCCCGCGCGATTGAGAATCTGGCCTATGTCGTCGCCGCGGCCCAGGGCGGTTATCATCTCAACGGGCGCGAGACGCACGGACACAGCATGATCGTCGACCCCTGGGGCGCCATTCTGGCGCAGGTCCCGCGCGGCAGCGGCTGCATTTGCTGCCCGATTGACCTCGGCTTCCAGCAGTCGGTGCGCCGCAGCTTCCCGGTGCTGGATCACCGGCGTTTGAAATGTCAGCTGGCTGCCGACACCTAA
- the rlmH gene encoding 23S rRNA (pseudouridine(1915)-N(3))-methyltransferase RlmH, producing the protein MRIHLLSVGRRMPAWVEQGFGEYAKRLPQDCHLRLVEIDPVPRTKGGDAARAIAVEGERLLQAVPKGARVIALDVEGRPWSTEALAAELERWLASGQDLALLVGGADGLSSDCLVRADARWSLSPLTFPHPLVRVILAEQLYRAWTLTQGHPYHRS; encoded by the coding sequence ATGCGCATCCATCTGCTATCCGTCGGGCGGCGCATGCCGGCCTGGGTCGAGCAGGGCTTCGGCGAATACGCCAAACGCTTGCCGCAGGACTGCCATCTGCGCCTGGTGGAGATCGATCCAGTTCCGCGCACCAAGGGCGGGGATGCGGCCCGCGCGATCGCGGTGGAAGGTGAGCGCTTGCTGCAGGCGGTGCCCAAGGGCGCGCGGGTTATCGCGTTGGATGTTGAGGGTCGCCCCTGGTCAACCGAGGCCTTGGCCGCGGAACTCGAGCGCTGGCTGGCCTCAGGGCAGGACCTGGCGCTGCTGGTCGGCGGTGCTGACGGTCTGTCCTCGGACTGCCTGGTGCGGGCAGATGCGCGCTGGTCGCTGTCGCCACTGACCTTTCCGCATCCGCTGGTGCGGGTCATCCTGGCCGAACAACTCTACCGCGCATGGACCCTGACTCAGGGCCATCCGTACCACCGCAGCTGA
- a CDS encoding metallopeptidase TldD-related protein, whose translation MKGPRSLSRQISERLGQDRQTEEDARDSFYALAERLQAEARPDETLFSELTAERSDFARLNQNRIRQAGQIRHASLQLRLIDGNRQAEAACDLSGDLAHDFELARGLLRQLRLRLRHLPDDPYLHVSDEPTRSDRWPEVPEVDAAAAVADIIAAGAVAGAGAGAGLDLVGIWASGEVTAGLASSLGHRHWHVSRNFHFDWSCHGDGDQSVKGSLGGLRWDAAPVRARLDAMRAELDILARPPKVLAPGRYRAWLAPMAVSELTDMLAWDGFDLKSQRTRQTPLLRLLDGEEQFDPRVSLREVHGPAGTGLLPAFTSEGFMRPDSVTLIDRGAAGSPLVDARAGKEYGLAVNAASGYPESLAMEPGDLAPEQVLEALGTGLFIGNLWYCNWSDPNYCRVTGMTRFGTYWVEDGVIVAPVAPMRFDDSLYRLLGERLVAIGAEAQLLLSAQTYGGRSLESARLPGLLVAGMDFAL comes from the coding sequence ATGAAAGGCCCACGCAGCCTAAGCCGACAGATCTCAGAAAGACTGGGGCAGGACCGGCAGACCGAAGAAGATGCACGCGACAGTTTTTACGCGCTGGCCGAGCGTCTCCAGGCCGAGGCACGCCCGGACGAGACACTGTTTAGCGAGTTGACGGCCGAGCGCTCGGACTTCGCGCGGCTCAATCAAAACCGCATCCGCCAGGCCGGGCAGATCCGTCACGCCAGTCTGCAGCTGCGGCTGATCGATGGCAACCGCCAGGCCGAAGCGGCCTGCGATCTGAGCGGCGACTTGGCCCATGACTTCGAGCTGGCGCGCGGCCTGTTGCGGCAACTGCGCTTGCGTCTGCGCCATCTGCCGGATGATCCGTATTTGCACGTCAGCGACGAGCCCACGCGCAGCGACCGCTGGCCCGAGGTGCCGGAAGTCGACGCCGCCGCGGCGGTCGCAGACATCATCGCTGCCGGTGCAGTAGCGGGAGCAGGCGCAGGTGCCGGGCTGGATCTGGTCGGCATCTGGGCCAGCGGCGAGGTTACCGCCGGATTGGCCAGCTCGCTCGGGCATCGCCACTGGCACGTCAGCCGCAACTTTCATTTCGACTGGAGCTGTCACGGTGACGGCGACCAGTCCGTGAAGGGCTCGCTCGGCGGCCTGCGCTGGGACGCCGCCCCGGTGCGCGCGCGGCTGGACGCCATGCGCGCCGAGCTCGACATTCTGGCGCGCCCGCCCAAGGTGCTCGCGCCCGGGCGCTATCGCGCCTGGCTTGCACCCATGGCGGTCTCCGAGCTCACCGACATGCTGGCCTGGGACGGCTTCGACCTCAAAAGCCAACGCACGCGTCAGACTCCGCTGCTGCGGCTGCTCGATGGGGAAGAGCAGTTCGATCCGCGCGTCTCCCTGCGCGAGGTCCATGGCCCTGCTGGTACCGGGCTGCTGCCGGCTTTCACCAGCGAGGGCTTCATGCGACCGGACAGCGTCACCTTAATCGACCGCGGCGCGGCCGGCTCGCCGCTGGTAGATGCGCGCGCCGGCAAGGAATATGGCTTGGCGGTCAATGCTGCCAGCGGCTATCCGGAATCCCTGGCGATGGAGCCGGGCGATCTGGCACCCGAGCAGGTGCTTGAGGCGCTTGGCACCGGCCTTTTCATCGGTAATCTCTGGTACTGCAACTGGTCAGACCCCAATTACTGCCGGGTAACCGGCATGACCCGCTTTGGCACCTACTGGGTTGAGGACGGAGTGATTGTCGCCCCGGTCGCGCCCATGCGCTTCGACGACAGCCTTTATCGTCTGCTCGGTGAACGCCTGGTTGCCATTGGCGCCGAGGCACAGCTGCTGCTCTCGGCCCAGACCTACGGCGGGCGCTCGCTCGAAAGCGCCAGGCTGCCGGGCTTGCTGGTCGCCGGGATGGATTTCGCCCTGTGA